Proteins encoded within one genomic window of Geotalea daltonii FRC-32:
- a CDS encoding winged helix-turn-helix transcriptional regulator: MRWDVYNERCPTRMVLDRIADKWTVLIIGSLEKGTRRFGDLRREVGGISQKMLTQTLRGLERDGLVTRVIYATVPPKVEYSLTDLGRTLVSVFEGIRHWSESNIEEVLKAREFYDSRGDA; this comes from the coding sequence ATGCGGTGGGATGTGTATAACGAGCGCTGTCCGACCCGAATGGTCCTGGACCGCATAGCCGACAAGTGGACGGTACTCATTATTGGCTCGCTGGAAAAAGGGACGAGAAGATTCGGCGATCTTCGCCGGGAAGTGGGGGGGATTTCACAGAAGATGCTGACCCAGACATTGCGGGGGCTTGAACGGGACGGTCTGGTGACCCGTGTCATCTATGCCACTGTCCCCCCCAAAGTCGAATATTCATTGACCGATCTCGGGCGGACCCTGGTAAGTGTCTTTGAGGGAATACGGCACTGGTCTGAAAGCAATATCGAGGAAGTTCTCAAGGCGCGGGAATTCTACGACAGCCGTGGAGATGCGTGA
- a CDS encoding reverse transcriptase domain-containing protein, with product MDSRNRAQNGKPQQQPTASSHSRSIDLQSARQRIRQKALADKGLRFTTLWHHVYHIDHLRESYYNLKRHAAPGVDEQTWQQYGEDLEGNLQDLSNRLRRGAYRAKPVRRTYVPKLDGSQRPIGIPALEDKIVQRATVEVLNCIYEADFKGFSYAFRPKRSQHNALDALTVGITTKKVSWVLDADIRGFFDAIDHAWLMKFIEHRIADQRVIRHKDSTLFHGCTSRHDFSRHSPHNHAGR from the coding sequence ATGGACAGCCGTAATAGGGCACAAAACGGGAAACCGCAGCAACAGCCAACGGCAAGCTCCCATAGCCGCTCCATAGACCTGCAAAGCGCGCGGCAACGCATACGGCAGAAAGCCTTGGCAGATAAAGGTTTACGGTTCACAACACTCTGGCATCACGTCTATCACATCGACCACCTCCGGGAATCTTACTACAACTTAAAGCGGCACGCCGCACCGGGAGTGGACGAACAGACGTGGCAGCAGTACGGGGAGGACCTGGAAGGAAACCTTCAAGACCTCTCCAACCGGCTGCGGCGCGGAGCGTACCGGGCGAAGCCGGTCAGAAGGACATATGTCCCCAAATTAGATGGCAGCCAGAGACCAATCGGCATTCCCGCACTGGAAGACAAGATCGTCCAGCGCGCCACCGTAGAAGTCCTGAACTGCATCTACGAGGCCGATTTCAAAGGCTTCTCGTATGCATTTCGACCCAAGCGCAGCCAGCATAATGCGCTGGATGCGCTTACGGTCGGCATCACCACGAAGAAGGTGAGCTGGGTGCTTGATGCAGACATACGTGGATTTTTCGACGCCATCGACCACGCATGGCTGATGAAGTTCATCGAGCACAGAATCGCGGACCAGCGCGTTATCCGTCATAAGGACTCAACCTTATTTCATGGGTGTACAAGTCGCCATGATTTTTCCCGGCACAGCCCTCACAATCACGCGGGCCGTTAA
- a CDS encoding ester cyclase, with product MKAIKATLLVAGLFFIMGGTAIAKEKDVNKALIGRFAEEVFVKKDLSEVERYVRADYIQHNPLVKQGSAGFKEFFAAWFAAVPDWNYSLKKIVAEGDEVWVYGTYSGTLEKEWLGIPGNGQKYSFDAVDIFRVQDGKLAEHWDVMDIYGLFRQLGVIK from the coding sequence ATGAAAGCAATCAAGGCAACCCTGTTGGTGGCAGGACTATTTTTCATCATGGGTGGAACAGCGATCGCAAAGGAGAAGGATGTGAACAAGGCACTTATCGGCAGATTTGCAGAGGAGGTCTTCGTCAAGAAGGATCTCAGCGAGGTAGAGCGGTATGTGCGTGCCGATTACATTCAGCATAACCCGCTGGTCAAGCAGGGTTCGGCGGGATTCAAGGAGTTTTTTGCAGCATGGTTCGCCGCGGTTCCCGATTGGAATTACAGTTTGAAAAAGATTGTCGCCGAGGGAGACGAGGTCTGGGTATACGGCACCTATTCGGGCACACTGGAAAAAGAATGGCTCGGGATTCCGGGAAATGGGCAGAAATACAGTTTCGATGCGGTGGACATCTTTCGGGTACAAGACGGCAAACTTGCCGAACACTGGGATGTGATGGACATCTACGGACTCTTCAGGCAGCTGGGCGTCATCAAATGA